From the genome of Eucalyptus grandis isolate ANBG69807.140 chromosome 2, ASM1654582v1, whole genome shotgun sequence, one region includes:
- the LOC104420340 gene encoding zinc finger protein 91, whose product MEEDREFQHVCKICSKSFHCGRSLGGHMRSHLIDNEPVETDENLNLDTSKLLSMTTGYGLRENPKKTWKGSDFSEETSVSVSVRERFCRECGRGFQSWKALFGHMKRHSEKEKVSRSLGGGDSYDQKQLSRDGQSKSKEATILYRRRRSERRKRHMQEQEEVAMCLVMLSRDVKNGSSLWGCEKEAQMKMKDLEEKSNLETGTSGIDDSQFDNRIADICFLANSRHWHKMNLLADSKQFKKEVQSQSEAVTDHARLQLGKIDSSKRKLTSSYDPELKVNLPQKWDADNLDSQILHSPVKRSRFQCTTCNKTFHSYQALGGHRASHKKAMPTLASEIKSNDNGIEMAISPDPTVDVKPLKLRKPESTSNLDKEVVLRNDLKIKSKEHECPICYKVFLSGQALGGHKRSHLLREPGIKKEEPISGIPNPIPEIREFWILIFLLLLMKKREDMLASLHGGWRETTILRP is encoded by the exons atggaagaagatcgAGAATTCCAGCATGTGTGCAAGATATGCAGCAAGAGCTTCCACTGTGGCAGATCCTTGGGGGGCCACATGAGATCTCATCTGATCGACAATGAACCGGTTGAGACTGATGAGAATCTCAATCTCGACACAAGCAAGCTCTTGTCGATGACTACGGGTTATGGGCTCAGAGAAAATCCAAAGAAGACGTGGAAAGGCTCTGACTTTAGTGAGGAGACTTCTGTTTCAGTTTCGGTCCGAGAGAGGTTTTGCAGAGAATGTGGCAGGGGGTTCCAATCGTGGAAGGCCTTGTTCGGCCACATGAAACGTCactcagaaaaagaaaaagtttccAGGAGCTTGGGAGGCGGAGACAGTTATGACCAGAAGCAGCTTTCGAGGGATGGCCAATCCAAAAGCAAAGAAGCAACGATTCTTTATAGGAGACGGAGAtcggaaagaagaaaaaggcacaTG CAAGAGCAAGAGGAAGTGGCCATGTGCTTGGTTATGCTCTCTAGGGATGTGAAGAACGGTAGTTCTCTGTGGGGATGCGAAAAGGAAGCACAGATGAAGATGAAGGATCTCGAGGAAAAGAGTAATTTGGAGACGGGAACTTCAGGAATTGATGATTCCCAATTTGATAATAGAATTGCCGATATTTGTTTTCTGGCAAATTCAAGGCATTGGCACAAGATGAATCTATTGGCTGACAGCAAGCAGTTCAAGAAAGAAGTCCAATCCCAATCGGAAGCTGTGACCGATCATGCCAGACTTCAGTTAGGCAAGATCGATTCCAGCAAGAGGAAGTTGACCAGTTCATATGATCCAGAATTGAAAGTAAATCTCCCACAAAAATGGGATGCCGATAATTTGGACTCTCAGATTTTGCATAGTCCTGTCAAGAGAAGCAGATTCCAGTGTACTACTTGCAACAAGACATTTCACTCTTACCAAGCTCTTGGTGGTCATAGAGCTAGTCACAAGAAAGCGATGCCTACCCTTGCCTCAGAAATCAAGAGCAATGACAATGGCATCGAAATGGCAATCTCTCCTGATCCAACAGTGGATGTGAAGCCCTTGAAATTGCGTAAACCTGAGAGCACCTCCAATCTTGACAAGGAAGTTGTGCTCAGAAATGACTTAAAGATCAAGAGTAAGGAGCATGAGTGCCCAATTTGCTATAAGGTCTTTCTATCAGGGCAAGCTTTGGGTGGTCACAAAAGATCTCACTTGCTACGCGAACCTGgcataaaaaaggaagaacccATCTCTGGCATTCCGAATCCAATCCCAGAGATTCGGGAATTTTGGATCTTAATCTTCCTGCTCCtcttgatgaagaagagagaggacatgTTGGCTTCACTGCATGGTGGTTGGAGAGAAACTACAATCCTGAGGCCCTGA
- the LOC104420313 gene encoding centrosomal protein of 128 kDa isoform X4 has product MLRGTMSESDNSFDAGELLEIGTRFRERLSISMQLGKERDMLRESQSQNFELIKKLEHHVNSLSDARAKDEKYTRQLEKELMNSSQEIDYLQDQIGMRTVEVKFLEEKVHMLELKLEDMETLEEKVGILSEELRRSDSVREFLIQELETKELELVRSTLCIEKLEESIPSAGLESQCEIESMKLDLMALEENYFEAKKSQDEAIEEKERITRLIEELEVQFKDAQGVVDCFEKENKELREKLDLSETNMQEFCQKIEEYFEELLDDDKRSKLHFFKGENGCNLTFQRNIGEKFVQLLSEINAPDAVTKEKMKKMSLQIHEYELLVKRLKVET; this is encoded by the exons ATGTTGCGTGGAACCATGAGCGAGAGTGATAATTCTTTTGATGCTGGGGAACTCTTAGAAATCGGCACAAGATTTAGAGAG AGATTGTCGATCTCCATGCAGCTTGGAAAAGAAAGGGACATGTTAAGAGAATCACAATCTCAAAATTTTGAACTAATCAAG AAACTAGAACATCATGTAAATTCATTGTCTGATGCTCGTGCAAAAGATGAGAAGTACACCCGACAATTGGAAAAAGAGTTGATGAACTCCTCTCAAGAGATAG ACTATCTGCAGGATCAGATAGGTATGAGGACTGTTGAGGtaaaatttcttgaagagaagGTGCACATGCTGGAGTTGAAATTAGAGGACATGGAAACCTTAGAAGAGAAGGTTGGCATATTGAGTGAAGAATTAAGGAGGTCCGATTCAGTGCGTGAGTTCTTGATACAGGAACTAGAGACAAAAGAATTGGAACTTGTTAGATCCACTTTATGCATTGAGAAACTAGAGGAGTCCATTCCTTCTGCAGGATTAGAGTCACAGTGTGAAATAGAGAGTATGAAGCTCGATTTAATGGCCCTGGAGGAGAACTATTTTGAAGCTAAGAAAAGCCAGGATGAAGCaatagaagaaaaggaaaggataaCCAGGTTGATTGAAGAGCTTGAGGTTCAGTTCAAGGATGCACAGGGAGTTGTTGATTGtttcgaaaaggaaaataaagaactGAGGGAGAAGCTTGATTTATCTGAAACAAATATGCAAGAGTTCTGTCAAAAGATCGAAGAGTATTTTGAAGAGCTGCTGGATGATGACAAAAGGTCAAAACTTCATTTCTTCAAGGGAGAAAATGGGTGTAACCTCACTTTTCAGAGGAACATAGG GGAAAAATTTGTTCAACTGCTCTCCGAAATAAATGCTCCAGATGCagtaacaaaagaaaagatgaagaagatgtcCC